One window of Dysidea avara chromosome 11, odDysAvar1.4, whole genome shotgun sequence genomic DNA carries:
- the LOC136238450 gene encoding ras-related protein Rab-8A-like — MAKTYDYLFKLLLIGDSGVGKTCILVRFSEDAFNSTFISTIGIDFKIRTVEIDGKKIKLQIWDTAGQERFRTITTAYYRGAMGIMLVYDVTHEKSFDNIRNWIRNIEENAAADVEKMILGNKCDLSDSRVVSKERGQMLADEHSIKFMETSAKASINVEEAFLALAKDIKAKMEKPDGPKMQQTSGGQQLGSGDGQGKGGKGGCCG, encoded by the exons ATGGCGAAAACTTACGACTACTTGTTCAAGTTATTGCTAATCGGAGACAGCGGTGTTGGTAAAACATGCATTTTGGTAAGGTTTTCAGAAGATGCGTTTAATTCGACCTTCATCTCAACCATCG GTATTGACTTCAAAATCAGAACAGTAGAAATTGATGGAAAGAAGATCAAACTACAAATATG GGATACTGCTGGACAGGAGAGATTTAGAACAATAACAACAGCATATTACAGAGGAGCTATG GGTATCATGTTAGTGTATGATGTTACACATGAAAAGTCTTTCGACAACATCAGGAATTGGATAAGGAATATTGAAGAG AATGCTGCTGCAGACGTAGAAAAAATGATTCTTGGTAACAAGTGTGATTTATCAGACTCTCGAGTTGTAAGCAAAGAACGTGGCCAGATGTTAGCCGATGAACATAGTATTAAGTTTATGGAGACCAGTGCCAAAGCTAGCATCAACGTAGAAGAG GCTTTCCTAGCATTGGCAAAGGACATCAAAGCAAAGATGGAGAAGCCAGAT GGTCCTAAGATGCAACAGACCAGTGGTGGGCAACAATTAGGATCAGGCG